AACGGCGGGAACGAACTCGGTCGGCAACCCCCATCGAAACAACGGCGTGGGGACCAACCCAATCGAAAAGAACCAAGGCGGAAGGAGACGAACGAGGTCGACAAGGAAGGAGATGCCTGCAACTCCCAGGAGGAATGATCGTGCCGTGGCACGCACAACGCCACAACATCGGCGGGAATTCGGCACCATGAATGTAATCGATCGGGGAGGCGGGGATCAAGAGTGCAAATTCCGGGCCGATCGAAAAAACAGCTATTTGGTGCCGAGTCCTCGGCAGGAAAACGGTGACCTTTGACTCCGGTATTGGGGTGATGGGAAGGGGGAAGGCCCTCGGGTTCGAGCGCTGGGAGTACCAGGGTCGAGGGTTGATCGACGCTCGCATCGTGTTAGGGTCGGTCCTCCGGGGCGAAGTCTCCAGGGGTTTCGCCGGGCGGATCTGCCGCGATCTCGAAGGTCTGTTCGACGGATCTGATGAGGTGTGATGATCTGTTGTGATGCATCAATCGAGTGAGGTTCGATGAACGATCGATTGCGAGAGACGCTGAACCGGTTGGGGCTCTTTCATTTGGCCTTGCCGCTCTGTATTGCCGTGTCGTTGATCGGCATCATCTGGCCCGAGACGTTTGCGGGCACAGTGTCTGACGTGACCCAGACCTTTTTTGAGAGTGTCGACTGGTTTTTCATGGGGTCGGTGACGGGGTTCCTGATTTTGGCCGCCTGGCTGGCCCTGGGGCGTTATGGGTCGATCAAGCTGGGAGGGCCGGACGACACACCGGAATTCTCGACCGGGTCGTGGCTGGCCATGCTGTTCGCGGCCGGGATGGGGGTCGGCTTGTTGTTCTGGGGGGTGGCTGAGCCGATGACGCACTTCGCCTCGCCCCCGATCGGCGAGGCGTATTCGGCCGAGTCGGCGCGGCAGGCGATAATCCTGACGATGCTGCACTGGGGGTTCCACGCCTGGGCCGTTTACAGTGTCGGGGCCTTGGTGCTGGCCTATTTCCACTACCGGCTCGGGACGAACTTTCTGGCCGGGGCACCGATCCGGGCGGCCTTTCAAGGGCGATGGGTCGAGCCGGTCGCCACGCTGGCCGATCTGTTCGCGGTGCTGGCCGTTGCGCTCGGGGTGGCCGGATCGCTGGCGATGGGGGTCTTTCAGCTTCAAACAGGGCTGAACCTTGTGCTGGGGACGCCGGCCGAGGCCCTCTGGTTCGCCATGCTCCTGCTTGGCTTGCTGTTCGCGGCCTTCATGACCTCGGCGGCGACCTCGCTCGACAAGGGAATCAAGATTCTCAGTAACACGAACATGTTGCTGGCGATTCTCCTGATGATCTTCGTCTTGCTGGCCGGGCCGACGCCGTTTCTCTTGCGGATCATGTTCACCGGCATGGGGGATTATCTGTCGGCCTTGCCCGCCATCTCCTTCCGGCTCTATCCGCACCAGAACCTGAGCGCCTGGGTCGGCTCGTGGACGTTGACGTACTTCATCTGGTGGATCGCCTGGGCGCCGTTCGTGGGAATCTTCATTGCGAGGATCAGCAAAGGGCGGACGATCCAGGAGTTCGTCGCCGGGGTCTTGCTCGCGCCGACGGCCTTTTCGCTCATCTGGTTCTCGGTCTTCGGCGGCATGGGGATGTTCGAGGAGCTGCAAGGGGCCGGCGGCATCGGGTCGATTGTCAAGGAAGACGTGACGACCGCCCTGTTTGCCCTGCTCGACCGCCTGCCGGTTTCGGGATTCCTGACGGCGGTCGCCTTGCTCCTGCTCTTTATCTTCATTGTGACTAGTGTGGACAGCGCAACGTATGTGCTGGGGATGCTCAGTAGCCAGGGGGCGATGGACCCTCCTCGGTTCCGGAAGTTTGCCTGGGGGATCACGCTGGCGGCGCTCGGGGCGGCACTGGTGATGACCCGGAACATCGAGGTCGTCCGGGCCGGGGCGATCAGCTTCGCCCTTCCCCTGACCCTGATCCTGCTGCTTCAGGCCGCCGCTCTGGTGCGGATGATGCGCTCGAACTCTTTGATGGCACCCGCCGTGGCCCCGCGACCGACGAAGGAGGTGAGCTGATGCGATGGCGCCGAACGCCCTTTGGAAGCCTCCTGGCGGTTGCGGCCGCGATCAGCGCCGGTTGCGGCAATTCTGACGACTCGGTGACGATCCTTTGCAAGGATTTCGCCGAGCAGGCGATTCTGGCCGAGATGGCCGCCGAACTGCTTCGAGAGGCAGAGGTACCCGTCTCTCAGGTGCAGGCTGTGCCCGACAGCTACCAGGCGCAGGCCTTTCTCCGCGAGGGAACGGTCGACCTGATGGTCGATTACTCCGGTACAGCCCTGAACTTTCTGGGAGAGCTGAACGTCTCGGGAGACTCGACGATCGCCCAGGCTCGCAAGCAATACGCGCCGATCGGCATTGACTGGCTCGATCCGCTCGGGTTCGACAACGGTTACGCCCTGCTGGTGCCCTCGGTCCGAGCCGCCGCGATGGGATTGCGGAGCATCGACGATCTGGCCGACCGCTCCCGGTTTCCGGAAGGTGTGCGCGTGACGTGCCCTCCGGAGTATCTTCGCCGGCCGGGGGACGGTCTCGGCGCGCTGAGCGAGGCTTATGGGTTTCAACTGGCCGCGCCTCCCCTGGTGCTCGACAACGTGCTCGATCGGATGCGGGCGCTGGAAACCCGGCAGGTCGATGTGGCGATCGGGTTCTCGACCGATGGCGTGATTCGATCGCTCGGCCTTCGGATGCTCGACGATTCTCGGAATTTCTTCCCGTCGTACGAGGCCGCGTTCGTCGCCCGTCACGAGACGATTGAGCGCCGGCCGGAGATCAAGGAGGCCCTCGGCCGCCTGTCGGGCCTGCTCGACGAGGCGACCATGCGACGCCTGAACGCCGAGGTCGAGATCAAAGGGCGCCGACCGGCCAGTGTCGCCCGAGAGTTCCTGCTCGAACAGCAACTGATCGCCGATTCGTCGCGGTTCGGGCAAATTCCGGCGCGGCCCCGATTGACGCTGGCGCTGGCCGATCGGGACGAGTTCTACGAGCTTCAGGCCCGCGCGATGGTCGCCATCCGAGAGACCTTCCCTGATCGCTCGGTGGGCGAGGATCGGGTCGAGGAACCGGTCGACGCCGTGGCCCGCGGTCAGGCCCGGCTGGCCTTGCTGGGGGCCGAGCGCTTCTTCACTTTGCCCGATGATGCCAACGGTGAGGATGCCCCGCCCGATCGGGAAACGCGGATCGAGGCCGCCGCCGTGGTCGGAACGCGCCTCGTCCACGTCGTCCGGCGGCGATCGGAGCAAGGGGACGCCCCGGCCGATCCCCTCTCGGGGCGCGTCGGGGTTCCTCCGATCGGCAGCGGCGCGGCCCTGGTGGCGCAAAGTCTGCTCGACGACGGCCAGGAGCCCGACGCTTCGGGCGATCCGGCCACCTTGCTCGACGCGGTGCGCAACGGTCAGCTCGACGTGGCGATCCTCGTGCTGCCGGTCGGCGACCTGGAACTGCCCGAGGGAGCCGGAGAGGAGCTGGAGCTGCAATCGCTCGCCAACTGGCTTTCGCCGTCGCGGGCCTTGCGGGCGCCGTTTTTGCGCCCGGCTCGGATCGCGGCCGGAAGTTACGAGGGACAGCCCGAGCCGGTCGAAACGCTGGGCGTGCAGGTCTTGCTGGCCGGACCCAGCCGCCGGGCCGTCGCCTTGACCGCCAACAGCGGGCCGGCCGCCGCGCTGACCGTGACCGGCTTGCCGCTCGAACCCGACCAGGTGCAAGCCCTGGCCACCGCAACCGGAGTGCCCGAGGCCCCCGACCCGACGCTCCCCTCAGCCTGGAGCCGTCAGCCCCCCGCTCCCGACCCGACCCTCTCGATCGCCTCGGCGATCCTGAGCACCGTGCTCAATATTCTGGCCATTGCGTTCCTGATCTGGGTCATCCGGATCGCCACCCAGGTCACGCCCTCGCCCTCGACGGTTCCGGTGCCCCCGCCAGCGTGATCCACCTCGTCTTGATCGGCACGCCGGCGTCTCATCGCTCCCCGAGCCGAACGACGCGACGCTCGCCCCAGGCGATCCGGGGGCGCCCTGATCAGAAGCGGAAGCCGAGCCCGACGTTGACGAAGTAGCCGGGGTTTTCCTGCAATTGCATGCCGATGATGGTGCCGATTTCCAGGTCCGGCGTGATCAGGTAATGGAGCCCCGTGTCGAGGAAGTTGCTCGAGATGTTCTGCTCCTTGTTGGCCGAGTAGAGGCCGAAGAATTCGAGGTGAGTGAAGAAGCGATTCTCGGCGAAGGGGAACTTGATTACGGCCGAGGGGATCCACATCTCGTAGCCGTCCCCATCCTCGCCGTCGGGGGCGAAGCGGACCGCCCAGTCGAAGGTCCAGTCGTTGGGAAGCTCCCACCCGGAGATCAGGCCGGCGCGGATCTGGGTCGCCGTCGTCGGTCCCCCGGTCGGCGTATGGCCCTGGAGCAAGAGGGCGCTCCTCGGCCGTAGGCCCTCCTGCGCCGTCAATTGGATCTTGGTACCGTAGTAAATCTGGGACTCGGCGTTCACCCCGAAGCGCGCGGCGATGTTCCCCTCCTCGAACTCCTCGGGACCGCCGGTTTCGTAGTTCCAGCCGACGCGCAGCTCGATCCGACGGGTGATCCCGAAGCGGAAGAGTGACTCGGGGAAGCTATGCTTGACCCCTTCATTGGGGAAATTCAAATAGGAGTACGCCAGCTCCATGATGCCGACGCCCCGACCGGTGACCAGGGGAGCCCCCGTCAGGGAGTTGCGGTCGGTTTCGATGAAATCAAGGTTCTCCTCCTCGATCGACTCGGGATCGCCCCCCTCGCCGGGCTCCGGGCCGAGGTCGAAGAAGCGGAACAGCGATTCGGGCCAGGAGGGTTCGATCCTGGGCGCGAACTCCTGGGCCAGCGACGGCCTCGCGAGGATCACGAGCAGGGCGGCGACGAGCGAGAGGCGGGCCGGCGGAATCATCCGGAAGCCCGCGGGCCGACGCTCGGTTCTGCTCCACCGGGGAGCTGGTGCCATCGCCGGGCTCCTCCACATTAGGTTAGGGGGGAGATCCGTGGGGGACGCACGACTTCGCGTCTCGGCCTCTCCTCAGGAGATGCGAATTCGGCCGGGCTTGCCGATTCTGACGGATTTCATCGGCTGTCCTCCCGGTCAGCTTGAGTCATACCCACGATGAGCGATGCGATCGTCCGGTCCTCGACGACGACCCCAGCCAACCCGACCCACGCGAATCTCCGCGGCCGTGCGTCACGGACGATCGGTCGATGATGGCCCGGCGTCGATGGGGACCGGACGGTAGGCGGTGACGGTCCCCTCGGTCAGCTCACTCGGGTCGATCACCCAGCGCTGGACGACCTGGCGGCGATCGTCGCTCGCTCGGGTTCGGCCGGCATTTTGATGCAGGAGGGCGATGCGGAGGGTTCCGGAGCGTCGTTGCACGGCCGAGACGATCGCCACATGACGTTCCATTTTGGCCGTCGTGGTGCGCACGGCTCCGCTTCGGACCCGTTCCTGGTGCACGAAGACCGCATCCCGGAAGACCAGCACGTCGCCCTCCTGAAGCTGTTCCGACGGCTGGACGGTTCGCCCCCACGGCTGGTCCCAATCGCTGGAGCCGAGCTTCGCGCCGGCCTCCTGAAGCGCCTCGGAGACCAGGCCGGAGCAGGTTCCATCGCCGACGCGCTCCCCCACCTTGGCCTCGGCCGCGGCGACGATCCGAGCGGCCAGGTCCGGCGAATCCTGCTCGGAGCAGACCAGCACGATCAAGAGGAGACAGCCAGCCATCGACAACCTCGTTGCATCAAGAGATCCGGCAGATCATGGTTCGTTGCGGCGTTGGCCCGAGTCGATCCCGCCGCCTTTTGGCGAGCGAACGCCTCAGGACGCTCGGTCGGCCTGAGGTTTTTGCTTCGGGGGGTGGGCCTCGTCGACCGATTTCTGCGGGCGGAGGTCGTGGGTGAGGATGTTGTCTTGCTCGTCGCCGACGACATCCTGAGCGACGTGCAACGCCTGGTCGATCGGGTCGGCCTGGGAATCGTTCGAGACGTTCGAGGATTGGGCGACTGCGGTGTCGAGTTCCAGATTCGACCGGGCGCGATCGGGCGAAACGGTGGCGGCTCGGGGGTGGGGCAGGGGCTCCACGACGGGCTGGCCTTCGGCCGAGGTCAAGGTGACGTCAATCCGATCGGAGAGGCTGAGGCTGACGGAGGTCGGCGTCGGCGTGATGCCGGCCTGTTGCAAGGCGACCTTGGCCTTCAAGCGGGCATCACTCAGGAGCTTGTCGCCGTCGACCCCCCGGACGGGTAACCAGAAGGTCGACCGAAGGCGAACCCCGTTGGGTTCGAGGGCCTCGACGAGGGTCCTCGGGCGCGGATCGTCAAGAATGCCGCCGTGCTCGATCAGGCTGGAGGCGATCGCCCGCTGAGCCTCGACCGCCGAGGCATCGTAGCCGATCACAACGTCGAAGCTCTGTCGCACGGCATTGGAGGCGGTTCGGTTGATGATCACGTTTTTGAAGACCGTTGCGTTGGGGATGCGGACCTGATGCCCCTCGAAGGTCACGAGGATGGTGGCTCGGGTCGTGAGCGCCCGGACGACTCCCGCATGCCCCGCCACCTCGACAAAATCTCCCACACGAAACGGTTGCCGCACGCCGAGCAAGAGCGAGGCAATGAAGTTCTCGGCGAAATCACGAAACGCAAAGCTCAGGGCCAGGGCCACGGCTCCCGCCAGGCCGACGACCGAGAGAACCGCCCGAGCGACCCCCATCACCTCGAGCGCCGCGTAAAACCCGATCAGAACAATGCCGAGGGCCAGGACCGAGCCAATGACCGATCGCAGCAGCACACTCTCAAACAACGGTGCCAGCAAGCGATCTGATGACCCCGAGAACAGTTTTGCCACCAGAACCGACCCGATCAGCACGACAAGGGCGGCCAGGAACGCTAGCCAGGTTTGAGCCACCAGATTCCCGAACCGGTTCAGCCGCTTGGCCAGCAGTTGACCAGCCGTGAGCACCTGTGCATCGGTTTTCGTCTGATTGAGGACGAGCGTTACCCCCTCGACCCGCCGGACAAAATCGCGGACGCGGTCTTGAACCGAGGCGTCTTCCACATGCCCGGTGAGCGTGACGACCCCTTGATCGACGCTGACCTCGACGCTTCTGACCCCCGGATACCGCGGCAAGAGCCCCCGGAGCTTTTCCTCGATCTGATCGTCGGTCACCACCTGCTCAATGGCGATCGGCCCCTCGGCCTCGGCCACGGTCCCCTCGGTCTCCTCGGGGGTGCTGGGGGGCGACTCAGCCTCCTGGCCGAGGATGGGGGCCACGATTTCCTCCTGGGCGGAAGCGGAGGGAATCGGCAGTTCGAGAGTGAGCATCGCCGCCAGGACGATCCCCCCCCAAGGGAAGATCAGGGCAGTTCGGAGGTGAGCGAAGGTGGCCAAGATCGCGCCTTCCTTTGGGCCGTCGAGGGTCGGACGGGATGTGGTGGTCGCCGTTGCTTGCGAGGGGGGGAGTTTCCCCCTTAGGATATTGAAGATCATCGTAGCAGATTCGACGGATCCCGACAGCCGAAGCCGGTCCTTCCCCATGCTCCCCGACGTCTTCGCACGACCTCCCGCCGTCTCGCCCGAAGCCCTCCACGCGAGGGCTTCCGCGTGAGCTTTGCCAACGCCGCGATGCTGCTGGGAATGCTCGGCGTGGCGATCCCGGTTCTCATTCATTTGTGGAACCGTCGACGGGTGCCGACGATCGACTGGGGGGCGATGCAATTCCTCGACCTCAGCCCCCGATCTCGAACGAGAATGCGTCTGGCCGAGTGGCTCTTGCTCGCCACCCGAATGCTCATTCTGGCCCTGGTTGCGCTGGCCGCGGCCCGGCCGATCTGGTCGAGCGGCCTCGGGCCGACGATCGGCGGCGAGGCGCCGAAGGATGTAGTCATTGTTGTCGATGCGTCGAGCGGTATGGCCCGGCAAGGCGGCGGCTCGTCTCCCCTGGCCGAGGCGAAGGCTTGGGCCGATTTGCTCGTCGATCAGCTCGGCCCGAGCGACGCGGTGGCGGTTGTTCGCGCCGGCGATCGGGCCAGGGCGGTACTCGACCCGCCAAGCGTCGATCGCTCGCGCATCGAGGCCGCGCTCGATGCCTTGCCTTCCCCCGGCGGCTCGGCCGATCTGCCGGCCGCGCTTGGTGAGGCGTTTCGCATTCTCGAACAATCGGGCCGCCACCCGACGTCGGAGGTTGTGATCCTTACCGACGGCGACCGTAACCCCTGGCAACTCGACGAGCCGGGGCGCTGGCAGCTTCTCCGAGCCCTGCACAATCGCCTGCCGAATCCCCCCTCGATCACGGTCGAATCTATTGAGGTGCCGGTCGATCCCGACGCCGCGGACGGTGAGGTGATGGACGCGGCCGCCTCGCGTCGTCTGATCGCGCCGGGCGGAACGATCCGGGTGAGCGCGACTGTGCGGAATCTTGGGCCGGGCCCCCTGGAGCGATCGGCCGAGCTGGTGGTTGATGGGGCCGCGGTTCCGGGATCGACGCGGGCGGTTGGTCCATTGGCGGCGGGAGGGTCGGTGGTGGTCGAGTTCCGAACGGTCTTGAGCACGATCGGCTCGCACGCAATCGGCGTTCGACTGGCCGCCGGAGGAACCGAGGACCCGTTGCCCCTCAATGACGCCTCGGCCGTGGTGGTCGAGGTGGCCGAGGCGCTTCCCGTGACGCTTGTGGAGGGGAAGCCCGGCCTTCGGCCCATGACCGGCTCGACCGATTTTCTCCGGGTCGCCCTCATGCCCCTGGGAGACGAGGCTCCGCAGTTTCGCGCCACCGTCCTTCGTCCTGAAGACCTGAACGCTGAGGCTCTTGAAGGTCAACGGGTGCTCGTCCTTGCGAACGTTGACGCACTTGAACCGGAAGGGTTGGCGGCCGTGGCGTCCTGGGTCGAGCAGGGGGGGGGCGTGCTGGTG
Above is a genomic segment from Tautonia marina containing:
- a CDS encoding BCCT family transporter; translation: MNDRLRETLNRLGLFHLALPLCIAVSLIGIIWPETFAGTVSDVTQTFFESVDWFFMGSVTGFLILAAWLALGRYGSIKLGGPDDTPEFSTGSWLAMLFAAGMGVGLLFWGVAEPMTHFASPPIGEAYSAESARQAIILTMLHWGFHAWAVYSVGALVLAYFHYRLGTNFLAGAPIRAAFQGRWVEPVATLADLFAVLAVALGVAGSLAMGVFQLQTGLNLVLGTPAEALWFAMLLLGLLFAAFMTSAATSLDKGIKILSNTNMLLAILLMIFVLLAGPTPFLLRIMFTGMGDYLSALPAISFRLYPHQNLSAWVGSWTLTYFIWWIAWAPFVGIFIARISKGRTIQEFVAGVLLAPTAFSLIWFSVFGGMGMFEELQGAGGIGSIVKEDVTTALFALLDRLPVSGFLTAVALLLLFIFIVTSVDSATYVLGMLSSQGAMDPPRFRKFAWGITLAALGAALVMTRNIEVVRAGAISFALPLTLILLLQAAALVRMMRSNSLMAPAVAPRPTKEVS
- a CDS encoding mechanosensitive ion channel family protein, which encodes MATFAHLRTALIFPWGGIVLAAMLTLELPIPSASAQEEIVAPILGQEAESPPSTPEETEGTVAEAEGPIAIEQVVTDDQIEEKLRGLLPRYPGVRSVEVSVDQGVVTLTGHVEDASVQDRVRDFVRRVEGVTLVLNQTKTDAQVLTAGQLLAKRLNRFGNLVAQTWLAFLAALVVLIGSVLVAKLFSGSSDRLLAPLFESVLLRSVIGSVLALGIVLIGFYAALEVMGVARAVLSVVGLAGAVALALSFAFRDFAENFIASLLLGVRQPFRVGDFVEVAGHAGVVRALTTRATILVTFEGHQVRIPNATVFKNVIINRTASNAVRQSFDVVIGYDASAVEAQRAIASSLIEHGGILDDPRPRTLVEALEPNGVRLRSTFWLPVRGVDGDKLLSDARLKAKVALQQAGITPTPTSVSLSLSDRIDVTLTSAEGQPVVEPLPHPRAATVSPDRARSNLELDTAVAQSSNVSNDSQADPIDQALHVAQDVVGDEQDNILTHDLRPQKSVDEAHPPKQKPQADRAS
- a CDS encoding transporter yields the protein MAPAPRWSRTERRPAGFRMIPPARLSLVAALLVILARPSLAQEFAPRIEPSWPESLFRFFDLGPEPGEGGDPESIEEENLDFIETDRNSLTGAPLVTGRGVGIMELAYSYLNFPNEGVKHSFPESLFRFGITRRIELRVGWNYETGGPEEFEEGNIAARFGVNAESQIYYGTKIQLTAQEGLRPRSALLLQGHTPTGGPTTATQIRAGLISGWELPNDWTFDWAVRFAPDGEDGDGYEMWIPSAVIKFPFAENRFFTHLEFFGLYSANKEQNISSNFLDTGLHYLITPDLEIGTIIGMQLQENPGYFVNVGLGFRF
- a CDS encoding BatA domain-containing protein; this encodes MSFANAAMLLGMLGVAIPVLIHLWNRRRVPTIDWGAMQFLDLSPRSRTRMRLAEWLLLATRMLILALVALAAARPIWSSGLGPTIGGEAPKDVVIVVDASSGMARQGGGSSPLAEAKAWADLLVDQLGPSDAVAVVRAGDRARAVLDPPSVDRSRIEAALDALPSPGGSADLPAALGEAFRILEQSGRHPTSEVVILTDGDRNPWQLDEPGRWQLLRALHNRLPNPPSITVESIEVPVDPDAADGEVMDAAASRRLIAPGGTIRVSATVRNLGPGPLERSAELVVDGAAVPGSTRAVGPLAAGGSVVVEFRTVLSTIGSHAIGVRLAAGGTEDPLPLNDASAVVVEVAEALPVTLVEGKPGLRPMTGSTDFLRVALMPLGDEAPQFRATVLRPEDLNAEALEGQRVLVLANVDALEPEGLAAVASWVEQGGGVLVVPGDRTDAEFWNRMAFGNGNGWLPARIGSLLGQWTARSAIARPLPTSFAAPVFGAIARDGAPSALGSAALFAAFALELVETDPPAEVLARLDSGDPWLVERSIGSGRAAILAGSLDADGGTLPANPDFVPFVHELMFRLADPAPDASPTRPGAPLVVPIDSPLAEGRTTIAVRTPSGRDAEALIDRTGDGVFARLPVTDEPGLYRFDLPDDRRLYRLVTADQAEATRLPLSTADRATIAEGWPLNFADDDRSRPLVSNTPNRPSRPLWRGLILAALAGLCLEVWLTRRLARRRGLAAVAGAN
- a CDS encoding glycine betaine ABC transporter substrate-binding protein, with product MRWRRTPFGSLLAVAAAISAGCGNSDDSVTILCKDFAEQAILAEMAAELLREAEVPVSQVQAVPDSYQAQAFLREGTVDLMVDYSGTALNFLGELNVSGDSTIAQARKQYAPIGIDWLDPLGFDNGYALLVPSVRAAAMGLRSIDDLADRSRFPEGVRVTCPPEYLRRPGDGLGALSEAYGFQLAAPPLVLDNVLDRMRALETRQVDVAIGFSTDGVIRSLGLRMLDDSRNFFPSYEAAFVARHETIERRPEIKEALGRLSGLLDEATMRRLNAEVEIKGRRPASVAREFLLEQQLIADSSRFGQIPARPRLTLALADRDEFYELQARAMVAIRETFPDRSVGEDRVEEPVDAVARGQARLALLGAERFFTLPDDANGEDAPPDRETRIEAAAVVGTRLVHVVRRRSEQGDAPADPLSGRVGVPPIGSGAALVAQSLLDDGQEPDASGDPATLLDAVRNGQLDVAILVLPVGDLELPEGAGEELELQSLANWLSPSRALRAPFLRPARIAAGSYEGQPEPVETLGVQVLLAGPSRRAVALTANSGPAAALTVTGLPLEPDQVQALATATGVPEAPDPTLPSAWSRQPPAPDPTLSIASAILSTVLNILAIAFLIWVIRIATQVTPSPSTVPVPPPA